The following proteins are encoded in a genomic region of Dictyoglomus sp. NZ13-RE01:
- the fba gene encoding fructose-1,6-bisphosphate aldolase, class II, producing MPLVSTKEMFKKCYGKYAIGAFNVNNMEILQGVIEAAKEEKAPLILQISKGARNYAKLVYLMKLVEAAMEDAPDIPICVHLDHGDSFELCKEVIDAGFTSVMIDGSHLPFEENVALTKKVVEYAHPRGVVVEGELGKLKGIEEHVVSAEDVFTDPDEAVKFVELTGVDSLAISIGTSHGAYKFKGEPKLDFDRLQEIAKRLPGFPLVLHGASSVPQDLVEKANKYGAKIGGARGVPEEMIRKATTMGICKVNIDTDLRLALTATLREQFYLHPEEFDPRKYLGPAREAIKEVVKHKLRDVLGCSGKAEEILQSK from the coding sequence ATGCCATTAGTAAGTACAAAGGAAATGTTCAAAAAATGTTATGGTAAATATGCGATAGGTGCTTTTAATGTAAATAATATGGAGATATTACAAGGAGTAATAGAAGCAGCAAAAGAAGAAAAAGCCCCATTAATTCTACAGATCTCAAAAGGAGCAAGGAACTATGCAAAACTTGTTTACCTAATGAAACTTGTAGAAGCAGCTATGGAGGATGCGCCAGATATACCTATTTGTGTCCACTTAGATCATGGAGACTCCTTTGAGCTTTGTAAAGAGGTTATTGATGCTGGATTTACATCTGTTATGATCGATGGATCTCATTTACCTTTTGAGGAAAACGTAGCATTAACAAAGAAAGTTGTAGAATATGCCCATCCAAGAGGAGTTGTTGTGGAAGGAGAGCTTGGAAAACTCAAGGGAATTGAAGAGCATGTAGTTTCTGCTGAGGACGTTTTCACAGATCCTGATGAGGCAGTAAAATTTGTAGAACTTACAGGAGTAGACTCCCTAGCTATTTCAATTGGTACAAGCCATGGAGCTTATAAGTTTAAGGGAGAACCAAAACTTGATTTTGACAGATTACAAGAGATTGCTAAGAGACTTCCAGGATTTCCATTAGTTTTACATGGTGCCTCTTCTGTTCCTCAGGATTTGGTAGAAAAAGCCAATAAATATGGTGCAAAAATTGGAGGAGCAAGGGGAGTTCCTGAAGAGATGATAAGAAAGGCAACAACCATGGGAATTTGCAAGGTTAACATCGATACTGATTTAAGACTTGCCTTAACAGCTACTTTAAGAGAGCAATTTTACCTTCATCCAGAAGAATTTGATCCAAGAAAATATTTAGGACCAGCCCGTGAAGCCATTAAAGAGGTGGTAAAGCACAAATTAAGAGATGTCCTTGGGTGTAGTGGGAAGGCGGAAGAGATTTTACAATCTAAATAA
- a CDS encoding cob(I)alamin adenolsyltransferase — MRIEKGLIQVYLGDGKGKTTSALGQALRSIGHGLSILFAQFVKGNSFTGELFSSKYLPNFTYWQFGRDCKFSSAIRDNIISCIGCGECFIGKEGPTELDKEIVTKGWERVKKEIINGSFDIVILDEISWALNLKLIPLEDLLSVLKNKPEHVEIILTGRGMPKEVLELADLVTEMREIKHPYQKGIPARWGIDY, encoded by the coding sequence TTGAGAATAGAAAAAGGGCTTATCCAGGTATATTTGGGAGATGGAAAGGGTAAAACTACTTCTGCCTTAGGACAGGCTTTGAGAAGTATAGGTCATGGTTTATCAATTCTCTTTGCACAGTTTGTAAAGGGAAATAGTTTTACTGGAGAGTTATTTTCATCAAAATACTTACCAAATTTTACCTATTGGCAATTTGGTAGAGATTGTAAGTTTTCATCTGCGATAAGGGATAATATTATTTCTTGTATTGGTTGCGGAGAATGTTTTATTGGAAAAGAAGGACCTACAGAATTAGATAAAGAGATTGTCACTAAGGGATGGGAAAGAGTAAAAAAAGAAATAATAAATGGAAGTTTTGATATAGTAATATTAGATGAAATAAGTTGGGCATTAAATTTAAAATTAATACCATTGGAGGATTTATTAAGCGTTTTAAAGAATAAGCCAGAACATGTAGAGATAATACTAACAGGCAGGGGAATGCCAAAAGAAGTCTTAGAATTGGCAGACCTTGTTACAGAAATGAGAGAAATAAAACACCCATATCAAAAGGGCATACCTGCAAGATGGGGCATTGATTACTAA
- a CDS encoding lysophospholipase, protein MIYSFRRGKPENGWVLIVHGLGEHIGRYEKMIKDLEDLGFGVIGFDLPGHGRSDGIRGDTDIEEVISIIDDLTKDLGEFHIFGHSLGGLIAVRYVEERGGKIKSLVVSSPALYVEVSPFLRKFVEIFSKLTPHRTISNGLDTSQLSRNRNAVEKYIKDPLVHDKISFRLGNSMAKNIEIAHQKAKEIKVPVLILIGTADKITPPKGSIEFFEKLTSQDKALVKFEGGYHELFEDEEHSERFYNTIYEWLKRH, encoded by the coding sequence ATGATTTACTCTTTTAGAAGAGGAAAACCTGAGAATGGATGGGTGTTGATAGTGCATGGATTAGGAGAACATATAGGAAGATATGAAAAGATGATAAAAGATTTGGAGGATTTAGGTTTTGGTGTTATAGGCTTTGATTTGCCAGGTCATGGAAGAAGTGATGGAATAAGGGGAGATACAGATATTGAAGAGGTAATTAGTATCATTGATGATTTAACAAAAGATTTAGGAGAATTTCACATATTTGGACATAGCCTTGGTGGATTGATAGCAGTAAGATATGTTGAGGAGAGAGGAGGTAAAATAAAATCTTTAGTTGTTTCTTCTCCTGCATTATATGTGGAAGTATCTCCTTTTTTGAGAAAATTTGTGGAGATTTTTAGCAAGCTTACCCCTCATAGAACTATAAGTAATGGATTAGACACAAGTCAATTATCAAGAAATAGGAATGCAGTAGAAAAATATATAAAGGATCCTCTTGTTCATGATAAGATCTCTTTTAGGCTTGGAAATTCAATGGCTAAAAATATAGAGATTGCTCATCAGAAGGCAAAAGAGATAAAAGTTCCTGTTTTAATATTAATAGGAACTGCAGACAAAATTACACCACCTAAAGGAAGTATAGAATTTTTTGAAAAGCTAACCTCTCAGGATAAAGCATTAGTAAAATTTGAAGGAGGATACCACGAATTATTTGAGGATGAGGAACATTCTGAAAGATTTTATAATACTATTTATGAATGGCTAAAAAGACATTAA
- a CDS encoding propanediol utilization protein, which yields MEEIKVPIGVSARHIHLSMEDKEKLFGVGYKLTPRNPLSQPGQFACEEEVEVIGPKGRSLKLRILGPERKATQVEISLTDAIFLGLNPPVRDSGDIEGTPGIKVIGPKGEIELPKGVIIAWRHIHTPTEIAEKLGLVDKQLVKVRLGKERALIFENVLIRVSDKFAWELHIDTDEANAAMVRTGDIATLILEDAREKILLK from the coding sequence ATGGAAGAAATAAAAGTACCGATTGGAGTCTCTGCAAGACATATCCATCTATCAATGGAGGATAAAGAAAAACTTTTTGGAGTTGGTTACAAATTAACCCCAAGAAATCCCTTATCACAACCTGGTCAATTTGCTTGTGAGGAAGAGGTGGAGGTAATAGGTCCTAAAGGAAGAAGTCTTAAATTAAGGATCTTAGGACCAGAAAGAAAAGCAACTCAAGTAGAAATATCTCTTACTGATGCGATTTTCTTAGGCTTAAATCCACCCGTAAGAGATTCTGGAGATATTGAAGGAACTCCAGGGATAAAGGTTATAGGTCCCAAAGGAGAGATTGAGCTACCAAAAGGAGTTATTATTGCCTGGAGACATATCCATACTCCTACAGAAATTGCTGAAAAGTTGGGATTAGTAGACAAACAACTTGTTAAGGTAAGACTTGGTAAAGAAAGAGCCCTTATATTTGAGAATGTTCTAATAAGAGTTAGTGATAAGTTTGCCTGGGAACTACACATAGATACTGATGAGGCAAATGCAGCTATGGTCAGAACAGGAGATATTGCAACATTAATTTTAGAAGACGCAAGAGAAAAGATATTGCTAAAATAG
- a CDS encoding protease — MRRFLGLLIFLVFLISFTFAESIPLTKVKIMPPHEKLIEKKVKLPTLPEVTPVSIPKGTKIYGVIEKAVAIGKAIVIPVEFTDKPRQPEDVIPSNYFDILFNSIGADWSSINPYNVGSVKEFYLENSYNQFNVTATVLPWYTAQNTYTYYINDGNYGFNGGVFVLVKEVLQHAVDSGYDLRNYDVVFVIHSGQGAEWTGDPNDIWSHASTVYVNINEQKVPIRYSIEPEYMEDYDAQGNPVIVPSTVGVFVHEMGHSFGDLPDLYDRDYSSYGLGRWSLMAGGSWNGPAGPGGYAIGGGPSHFDAWSKIQLGWVTPIIPTDNLTNVIIPPVETNPVVYMLWTDGQIGDQYFLLENRQKIGFDTYLRGEGLLIYHVDEKMRGTQNDNEWYPGLDPSRHYLVALEQANGLWQLEKRLSSGNAGHPYPGSTNNTTFDENSTPNSKAYGEIPTTVAVRNIAVSGDDITCDIYVKSTQAPNTPSFVSHIAWSGDNPLTVRPLFKWETPYATNYKLQVATDPDFTDLVIDINTQDTTYRPSLSEMLNLGTTYYARIRAENASGTSDWSVKSFTTPTNLEALLVADDGGEFGIAPYLENALSDAGVTYNIIDVFKDSVVPSAQYMGSYDWVMWAGDWGAIYDPSVQSEIMTYLDNGGKLFITSQDLGWASSAGYVSSTFYNGYLKAQFVQDSTDIYSIKGVNGTTFEGLVFNLNTLNSAQNQAYPDEIDPLSGAQALLVYNPEGVSPIAPEIKLPEKIKEQKAPLIVNKAIASSGTAGLIYVDPNKHYRVVYFAFGLEGVDTSVNEVILRKVRELFLDTQNPNLTFTVTSSFNPNNNETCNINGTVSDDLGYAYLTIQVYDTVNGVKNNLVKTITNNVKVNNGSFTYTWDGKDESGKVLPNGKYIIEATAKDELYNTIIKTASTTISSNLPLSFANVTKFTKSFNPKEGPAEIYFNITQDAKVKFVVYNLAGEKVYEQDLGDLSAGNYKVVWEGINWKGITLPNGLYLFQLVAKSSQGEVRINRFIGILK, encoded by the coding sequence ATGCGAAGGTTTTTGGGACTCCTGATATTCTTAGTATTCTTAATCTCCTTTACTTTTGCAGAATCAATTCCCCTAACCAAAGTAAAAATCATGCCACCCCATGAAAAACTCATTGAAAAAAAGGTTAAGCTTCCTACCCTACCTGAAGTAACACCCGTGAGTATACCAAAGGGAACTAAAATTTATGGCGTAATTGAAAAAGCGGTAGCTATTGGAAAAGCCATTGTAATTCCCGTAGAGTTTACTGATAAACCAAGACAACCTGAAGATGTAATACCCTCAAACTACTTTGATATTCTTTTTAATAGTATCGGAGCAGATTGGAGCTCAATTAACCCTTATAATGTTGGAAGTGTTAAAGAATTCTACTTAGAAAACTCCTATAATCAATTCAATGTAACAGCAACAGTCCTTCCCTGGTATACTGCCCAAAATACCTACACTTACTATATAAACGATGGAAATTATGGATTTAATGGTGGAGTATTTGTTTTAGTAAAAGAGGTTCTTCAACACGCAGTAGATTCTGGATATGATTTAAGAAATTACGATGTAGTTTTTGTTATTCACTCAGGTCAAGGTGCAGAATGGACTGGAGATCCAAATGACATATGGTCCCATGCATCTACTGTCTATGTAAATATTAATGAACAAAAGGTCCCCATAAGATACTCTATTGAGCCCGAATATATGGAAGATTATGATGCCCAAGGAAATCCAGTAATTGTTCCTTCAACAGTGGGAGTATTTGTTCATGAAATGGGACACTCCTTTGGAGATCTTCCAGACCTTTATGATAGAGACTACTCCTCTTATGGTCTTGGAAGATGGAGCTTGATGGCAGGAGGATCTTGGAATGGTCCAGCAGGACCTGGTGGATATGCAATAGGTGGAGGACCTTCTCACTTCGATGCCTGGAGTAAGATTCAACTTGGATGGGTAACTCCCATTATACCCACAGATAATTTAACAAACGTTATAATTCCACCTGTAGAAACAAACCCAGTAGTTTATATGCTTTGGACTGATGGACAAATTGGAGATCAATATTTCCTACTCGAAAATAGGCAAAAAATTGGATTTGATACTTATCTAAGAGGAGAAGGGCTTCTCATTTACCATGTAGATGAGAAAATGCGAGGAACCCAAAATGATAATGAATGGTATCCAGGACTTGATCCCTCAAGGCATTATTTAGTAGCTTTAGAACAGGCAAATGGACTTTGGCAATTAGAAAAAAGACTAAGTTCTGGAAATGCAGGACATCCATATCCTGGCTCCACAAATAATACTACTTTTGATGAAAATAGCACTCCAAACAGCAAAGCTTATGGAGAAATTCCTACCACTGTTGCTGTAAGAAATATTGCTGTCTCTGGAGATGATATTACTTGTGATATTTATGTAAAATCTACTCAGGCACCTAATACTCCAAGTTTTGTAAGCCATATTGCATGGTCTGGAGATAATCCTCTTACAGTAAGACCTCTCTTTAAATGGGAAACTCCCTATGCTACAAATTACAAGCTTCAAGTTGCAACTGATCCAGATTTTACAGATTTAGTAATAGACATTAATACCCAAGATACAACATATAGACCTTCTCTTTCTGAAATGCTAAATCTTGGAACTACCTACTACGCAAGAATAAGAGCAGAAAATGCCAGTGGAACTTCAGATTGGTCTGTAAAATCCTTTACTACTCCAACAAACTTAGAAGCACTTCTTGTTGCTGATGATGGTGGAGAATTTGGAATTGCTCCTTATTTAGAGAATGCTCTTTCTGATGCAGGAGTAACATACAATATAATTGATGTGTTCAAGGATAGTGTAGTACCATCCGCACAATATATGGGCTCATATGATTGGGTAATGTGGGCAGGAGATTGGGGTGCAATATATGATCCTTCTGTGCAAAGTGAAATTATGACTTACCTTGATAATGGTGGGAAACTCTTTATTACAAGCCAAGACTTAGGTTGGGCATCTTCCGCAGGATATGTAAGCTCTACTTTCTACAACGGCTATCTAAAAGCACAGTTTGTACAAGATAGTACGGATATTTATTCCATAAAAGGAGTTAATGGAACAACCTTTGAAGGATTAGTCTTTAATTTAAATACTTTAAACTCTGCACAAAACCAAGCATATCCTGATGAGATTGATCCACTTTCTGGAGCTCAAGCCCTATTAGTATATAATCCAGAAGGGGTTTCTCCAATTGCTCCTGAAATTAAACTTCCAGAAAAAATTAAAGAGCAAAAAGCTCCTTTAATAGTAAATAAAGCTATAGCATCCTCTGGAACTGCTGGGCTAATATATGTAGATCCAAATAAACATTACAGAGTCGTATATTTTGCCTTTGGACTTGAAGGAGTAGACACTTCAGTTAACGAGGTAATATTAAGAAAGGTAAGAGAACTATTTCTTGATACACAGAATCCTAACCTAACATTCACAGTAACTTCATCCTTTAATCCTAATAATAATGAGACATGCAATATCAATGGTACTGTTTCTGATGATTTAGGATATGCTTACCTCACTATTCAAGTTTATGATACTGTAAACGGAGTAAAGAATAATCTTGTTAAAACAATCACTAATAATGTAAAAGTCAATAACGGAAGCTTCACCTATACTTGGGATGGTAAGGATGAAAGCGGAAAGGTACTTCCCAATGGAAAATATATAATTGAAGCAACTGCAAAGGATGAATTATATAACACGATAATAAAGACTGCATCTACCACTATATCTTCTAATCTACCTCTATCCTTTGCAAATGTTACTAAGTTTACAAAATCCTTCAATCCAAAAGAAGGTCCAGCGGAGATATACTTCAATATCACTCAAGATGCAAAAGTAAAGTTTGTAGTATACAACCTTGCTGGAGAAAAAGTATATGAACAAGATTTAGGAGATCTTTCTGCTGGAAATTACAAGGTAGTATGGGAAGGAATAAACTGGAAAGGAATAACCTTACCAAATGGTCTCTATCTATTCCAGCTTGTAGCAAAATCCTCTCAAGGCGAAGTAAGAATAAATAGGTTTATTGGAATATTGAAATAA